The window GTCCTGATACCGAAAGGACCCATGCTAAAGAACCTCTTTTATGCTTGTTAACCTTGCTAGTTAAACACCCATGTTATTTTATTTGTCGTGAGATTCATCGCTTACAATTTTACTGAATGATGCAGGATGTCAGAAACACCCTTCTATCCCCGAGAAAAGCTTGTCGAGAAGCAAAAGTATTTCCAGAGTGTTCACAAGTATACACACCTGAAAGGTCCCGTAGACAAGATTACCTCAGTTGCCATTCCACTTGCTTTGGCAGCTTCAGCTACGTTCATGATTGTGAGTTTCTATCATATTAAATGGTTGACTCATTTCTTTGTTTCGTGGTATCAACTTTAATCCGTTCTTGTATATGACGTTTCAGGCCAGGGGGATCTACAATATGTCTCATGGCATTGGCAAGAAGGAATAAAATGGTGGCTTCTGCGCGATCATTCCTAGGGAAACTCAAGCATAGAAGAGATTGTTCGTGTTTTTtcactttgaaattttttgatgTTCTGAAGCTAATAATTGGTTAGATGCAGACAATGCAGCCTACAGAGATATCGTTGGCCTATATCCAATACATTGCTTTTCTGTTTTGGGATTTACCGCGTCCATTGAATTGACGCAGTTCATCTATTGACTGCCATTATTTGAAACATTGCTCAAATTCTTTATGAAATGCTACTGTTTAACAATGAAAGCCTCTTTGTCGAAACTTGTGAGCAGCCATATGAAACATTGCTCTAAATATAGGCATGTTATGTCCTGTTTGTGGAAGGTGTGCCCACAATTGCTTCAACGATTGCGTGTTCCGCTTTCATGAACATTGTGTCTTGATCCTTCTTGAAAGCGCGAACACAGTTGGTGGTTTCTGAGCCTATTTGAAACTGCCACTATGGTTGATCAATCATGATCATGGTTGGCTCGGAACACAATTGGTTTCTGAGCCTATCTAAAACCGCGACTATAATCATGATCATGGTTGGCTCGGAACACAGTTGGTTTCTGAGCCTCTCTGAAACTGCGACTATGGCTGATCAATCATCATCATGGTTGGCTCGGAACACAGTTGGTTTCTGAGCCTATCTAAAACCGCGACTATGGTTGATCGATCATGATCATGGTTGGCTCGGCGCTCCTGGAAATCCACTTCCCCTTCATTCCACCATTAGtgtcctagtagttcacttgccCTTTCTTTAACCATTAGTATCCTTGAAACTGTTTCTTTTTGTTTCATGCGTTATTACGACTTTGATTATTattcttgagctgggggtctatcggaaataacctctctacttcttcggaggtagtggtatggactgcgtatatttcaccctccccagaccccactatgtgggaatacacggggtttgttgttgtagtatCCTTGAAATTGTGGCATTTCAAAAGCTTGTGCTTGCTTCACGCTTGACCAACTCTTTCCGGGGCGTTTTTTCTTGAGTCGAGAGTTTACTGGAAACAACTTGTCTATTTTCAAGGTAAAGATAAAGTTTGCGTATACTCTATCCTGTCCAAACCTTTGTGACTACACTCGGCAATgatgtaattttataaaaaatttactgGCTTTACTACAATATCCCATTCCTCATGCTCCACCTAAAAGAGATAGAAACCTTATGCCCCCTCATGTGTAAAGCTAAAATGGTTTGTGCTATtgaagtactccctccgtttatttttatttgtccacTTTTCTATAGGCACATGGATTAAGAAGCAGTAAATGATAAGGTTAATTTTAGTTaccatattattttttgaatttaataaatttagaagCCATTTTGTAGggtgtattattttgataatccATGCGTTAAAGTATAGTATTATTTAATACATTGTTTGGTAACAAATTTGAAGcaatgcataactaatacatggaTTAATTATCAGTGGCGGTTCCAGGAATTCAAGGTTGTGGGtggttaaaattttttataaaaaatagtatgtAGCTATACGGATTCGAACCTAGAAAACTGGATATGGGAGTCACATCCTCAAGCCACTGCACCTAACCATATGTTTGTTCACTGggtgttttttaataaattatacaatttattctgtgtttcttatataattatacctaatctacGTCGAGTTTTATGAGTGCCGAAGCACCTCAAAATTACACATGGGTCCGCCCCTATTAGTTATGTACCTTAGATGGTATTAtaaggtgtataactaatacaattcaggggtcgtttgatagagtATATTGGAAAAATTAATGCATCCATTCATTAATGTGTATTGTTAGTACCTTGTTTGATACATTTTTTAGCATATGTATAACGCTCTATTGTGTATTCAGGTgtatattagtaatacacatcattttctatgtattagcaATACAATGACTctaacacatgcattaacttgttaTATGACA of the Capsicum annuum cultivar UCD-10X-F1 chromosome 11, UCD10Xv1.1, whole genome shotgun sequence genome contains:
- the LOC107848470 gene encoding uncharacterized protein LOC107848470, with translation MSETPFYPREKLVEKQKYFQSVHKYTHLKGPVDKITSVAIPLALAASATFMIARGIYNMSHGIGKKE